In Zingiber officinale cultivar Zhangliang chromosome 1A, Zo_v1.1, whole genome shotgun sequence, a genomic segment contains:
- the LOC122034649 gene encoding squamosa promoter-binding protein 1-like, translating into MEHREPAAEQQRRSRKEKAKAKEMGTAAYVDVDGDEEDGEAAPGGGVEEDKKRQPSTSSKRGSGSGGASPPCCQAEKCSADLTEAKRYYRRHKVCEVHSKAAVVIVSGLRQRFCQQCSRFHELSEFDDSKRSCRRRLAGHNERRRKISSEAISSDARIQTSESGGHLQR; encoded by the exons ATGGAACACCGGGAGCCGGCGGCGGAGCAACAGAGGAGGAGCAGAAAGGAGAAAGCGAAGGCGAAGGAGATGGGGACGGCAGCGTACGTGGACGTGGACGGGGACGAGGAAGATGGGGAGGCGGCGCCTGGCGGCGGAGTCGAGGAGGACAAGAAGCGGCAGCCGTCGACATCGTCCAAGAGGGGGTCGGGGAGCGGAGGAGCGTCGCCGCCTTGCTGTCAGGCCGAGAAGTGCTCCGCCGATCTGACGGAGGCGAAGCGGTACTACCGGCGGCACAAGGTGTGCGAGGTGCATTCTAAGGCCGCCGTCGTCATCGTCTCCGGCCTTCGACAGAGGTTCTGCCAGCAATGCAGCAG ATTCCATGAGTTGTCAGAGTTTGATGACTCCAAGAGGAGCTGCCGCAGGCGTTTAGCTGGCCACAATGAGCGTCGCAGGAAGATTTCCTCCGAGGCGATCAGCTCAGATGCGAGGATCCAGACGAGTGAATCTGGTGGTCATCTCCAGAGATGA